DNA sequence from the Staphylococcus epidermidis genome:
ATATGGTTTATATATGTTTGGTTATATCATTTTAGTTGTTATAGTTGATAAATTTTTTAAAATCTTTTATCGAGATTATTCTGTATTATTTTTTATCATTTTATTATCCACAATGTTTTTAGAAGTATATGTGGCTATGATCTATGGAGTAATAGGTTTCATTAAATTTAATTTAATAGAATTTGTATTATTAAGACTTATTCCAACTCTCATCATTAATTTTTTATTACTGATTATGTTATTTCCTATTATTATTAAATTTACTAAAAAAGTAAAAAACACAATTGACAGTAAGGCATAGTGATGGTAAGATGCAGTAGTTGAGTAGTTTCAAGCTACATACAACCGCTCGCATACAGGTTGAAGTACAATCATATTGTCACCTGTATATGGCGTGACTTATTATATAGGAGGTGCAAAGTATGTTTGCTATAATTGAAACAGGTGGAAAACAAATCAAAGTAGAAGAAGGTCAAGAAATCTACGTTGAAAAATTAAATGCTAACGAAGGTGACTCATTCACTTTTGATAAAGTTTTATTTGTAGGTGGCGACTCAGTTAAAGTTGGTGCTCCAACAGTTGAAGGTGCATCAGTAACTGCGACAGTTAATAAACAAGGACGCGGTAAAAAAATTACTGTCTTCACTTACAAACGTCGCAAAGACTCTAAACGTAAAAAAGGCCATCGTCAACCATATACTAAATTAACAATCGATAAAATCAACGCATAATCGTATGATTACTGTTGATATTACGGTTAATGACGAAGGTAAGGTCACAGATGTAGTCATGGATGGTCATGCTAATCATGGTGAATATGGTCATGATATTGTCTGTGCAGGAGCATCAGCAGTCTTATTTGGAAGTGTTAATGCTATAATGGGATTAACATCAGAGAAGCCAGATATCAACTACGAAGATGACGGCGGATATTTTCATATAAGAAGTGTTGATACGAATAACAAAGAAGCTCAATTAATTCTTCAAGCAATGTTAGTTTCTTTACAAACTATAGAAGAAGAATATAATGAAAATATCAAATTAAATTATAAGTGAGGTGTATCCCGATGTTAAAATTAAACTTACAATTCTTCGCATCTAAAAAAGGGGTAAGTTCTACAAAAAACGGACGTGACTCTGAGTCTAAACGTTTAGGTGCAAAACGTGCTGATGGTCAATATGTATCAGGTGGTTCTATCCTTTATCGCCAACGTGGTACTAAAATCTACCCTGGTGAAAATGTAGGTCGTGGTGGCGATGATACATTATTCGCTAAAATCGACGGCGTTGTTAAGTTTGAACGCAAAGGTCGCGACAAAAAGCAAGTTTCTGTATACGCAGTTGCTGAATAATTTTGTCTAGTAAACACCAGAAGTGAATACTTCTGGTGTTTTATTTTGTTTAGGTAAAAATACAAATTGACTATAGTTTTTATATCACTATATATAGTGATATAATTAAAAAGATTAAAATTTCGGAGTAAAAGAGGTGAGATATATGTTCGTCGATCAAGTGAAAATATCTCTAAAAGCTGGTGATGGAGGTAATGGCATCACTGCTTACAGAAGAGAAAAATATGTACCTTTTGGTGGTCCAGCTGGTGGCGACGGTGGTAAAGGTGCTTCTGTGGTATTTGAAGTGGATGAAGGATTGAGAACTTTATTAGATTTCAGATATCAAAGACATTTTAAAGCTAAAAAAGGCGAAAATGGTCAAAGTAGCAACATGCATGGTAGAAATGCGGAAGACTTAGTGTTAAAAGTACCACCAGGTACAATTATTAAAAGTGTTGAAAGTGAAGAAGTGCTTGCAGATTTGGTTGAAGATGGCCAACGTGCTATTGTAGCTAGAGGAGGACGCGGCGGGCGTGGTAACTCAAGATTTGCTACCCCTAGAAATCCTGCGCCAGATTTTAGTGAAAATGGTGAGCCAGGCGAAGAATTAGAAGTGACTTTAGAGTTGAAATTGTTAGCAGATGTTGGATTAGTTGGTTTTCCTAGTGTGGGTAAATCTACATTGCTTTCAATAGTTTCTAAAGCGAAACCTAAGATAGGTGCTTATCACTTTACGACAATAAAGCCTAATCTAGGTGTTGTTTCAACTCCTGATTATAGAAGTTTTGTTATGGCAGATTTACCAGGATTAATTGAGGGCGCTTCTGATGGTGTCGGCCTTGGACATCAATTCTTAAGACATGTTGAACGAACTAAAGTGATTGTTCATATGATTGATATGAGTGGGTCAGAAGGTCGAAACCCATTAGACGATTATAAAATTATTAATCAAGAATTAATCAATTATAAACAACGCTTAGAAGATCGTCCACAAATTATAGTCGCAAATAAAATGGATTTACCTGATTCACAAGGGAATTTATCGCATTTTAAGGAACAATTAGATAACGATGTGACAGTTGTTCCTGTTTCAACTATTACGAGAGACAATATTGATCAATTATTATATCAAATTGCCGATAAGCTCGAGGAAGTTAAAGATGTTGACTTCTCAGTTGAAGAAGATGAGAATTTAGGTGTTAATCGTGTATTATATAAACACACACCATCAGCAGATAAATTTACTATTTCTAGAGATGATGACGGCGCATATGTAGTGAGTGGCAATGCTATTGAAAGAATGTTTAAAATGACTGATTTTAATAGTGATCCAGCTGTAAGAAGATTCGCAAGACAAATGCGGTCAATGGGTATTGATGATGCTTTAAGAGAGAGAGGTTGTAGCAATGGTGATATTGTTAGAATCTTAGGCGGAGAATTTGAATTTGTCGAATAGGGGTGTCTAAATTGGACAATAAAGACAATCGAAAATTTTATTTAATTAGAGAAGATGTACTACCAGAATCTGTCATCAAAACTTTAAAAGTTAAGGATGCTTTAAAAAATAATTCGAATTTGTCCATTTATGATGCTGTAAAACAATTCAATCTCTCTAGAAGTGCATTTTACAAATATAGAGAGACAATATTTCCAGTAGATGAAAAAATATTAGATCAAAGAGAATTTACTTTGATTTTATATGTAAATGATATTGTTGGAATGTTAGCCCAAGTTCTTAATGCAATCTCTCAACTTCAATTATCAGTGTTGACAATTCATCAAAGTGTTCCAATTGAAGATAAAGCGACAATCACACTATCTTTAAATGCGAGAAATTCTAATTTATCCATTGATGAGGTCATTGAATCATTAAGAGAGATAAATCATGTAACTAAAGTAGACTTAATAAGTATGACTATGTAAAGGAGTACTGACATGTATGCATATATTAAAGGAACATTATCTCAGTTGTTCCCTACACATGTAGTGGTTGAGACATGTGGCATAGGTTATGAGATACAAACGCCTAATTCCTATCGTTTTCAAAAATATCTTGAAAAAGAAGTCCAAATTTATACTTCACTAATTGTACGAGAAGATGCTCAACTACTATATGGCTTTATTAATGAAGAGGAAAAAGAAATGTTTCTTAGCTTAATAAAAGTGACTGGGATAGGACCTAAATCAGCTTTAGCGATACTTGCTTCAAGTACACCACATGAAGTTAAATTGGCTATCGAAAATGAAAATGATGCTTATTTAACACAATTTCCTGGGATAGGAAAGAAAACTGCAAGACAAATTGTGTTAGATTTAAAAGGGAAGGTTACAATTACTGAAGAAAATAGTGACGATTTATTACAAACTCAAGTTAATGGTAATGAACAAAACCAAATAATATCTGAAGCACTATTAGCTTTACAAGCACTGGGCTATTCTAAACGAGAATTAACCAAAGTAGAAAAATCCTTAAACAAACATAATGTGAATAGTGTGGATGAAGCCGTTAAAATAGGACTACAAACACTAGTTTCTTAATGGAGGAAGTCAAATGGATAAAAGAATGGTCGATCAAGAATTTCATAATGAAGATACTGACTTGGAATTATCACTAAGACCAACACAATTAAAGCAGTATATAGGTCAATCCTCTATAAAAAGTAATTTAGAAGTCTTTATCAAGGCTGCCAAACTTAGACAAGAGCCACTCGATCATGTCTTGTTATTTGGTCCTCCAGGACTAGGTAAAACGACGCTATCAAATATCATTGCTAATGAGATGGAGGTAAATATTCGTACCATCTCAGGACCATCTTTAGAAAGACCAGGTGACTTAGCAGCGATATTATCTGGGTTACAGCCAGGTGATGTGTTATTTATCGATGAAATTCATAGATTAAGTAGTGTTGTTGAAGAAGTTCTGTATCCTGCTATGGAAGATTTTTTCTTAGACATCATCATCGGTAAAGGCGATGAAGCAAGAAGTATTCGAATAGATTTGCCGCCATTTACATTAGTTGGAGCAACGACAAGAGCCGGTAGTTTAACGGGGCCATTAAGAGATCGTTTTGGTGTGCATCTTAGATTAGAGTATTATAATGAAAATGATTTAAAGGAAATAATCACGCGAACTGCAGAGGTCTTAGGAACGGACATCGATAAGGAAAGCGCCTTAGAATTAGCTCGTCGTTCTAGAGGTACACCTAGGATAGCGAATAGGTTACTAAAACGTGTAAGAGACTTCCAACAAGTAAATGAAGACGATCAGATATATATTGAAACGACTAAACGAGCATTACAATTACTGCAGGTCGACCAACACGGTTTAGATTACATTGACCATAAAATGATGAATTGTATTATTAATCAGTACAATGGTGGTCCTGTTGGATTAGATACAATTGCAGTTTCAATAGGTGAAGAACGAGTGACTATAGAAGATGTATATGAACCTTTCTTAATCCAAAGAGGTTTCTTGGAAAGGACTCCACGTGGGAGAAAAGCAACTGCTTTAGCCTATGAACACTTTAATACTACTAACGAAAAGAGGGAATAATTTGAATATCGAAGATTTCGATTATCATTTGCCAGAGTCTCTCATTGCACAAACACCACTAAAAAACAGAGACCAAAGTAGATTGTTAGTTCTTAGCAAAGATACTGGTGAGCTGACACACTTACATTTTAGAGATGTCATCCATTATTTTGAGCCTGGTGATACATTGGTTCTTAATGATACACGTGTTATGCCTGCTAGATTATTTGGCCTAAAAGAAGAAACTGGTGCTAAAGTTGAAATGCTAATGCTCACCCAAATTGAAGGTAATGATTGGGAAGTTTTACTTAAACCTGCAAAGAGAATTAAAAAAGGTCATCGTCTAAATTTTGGAGATGGTAAAATCGTTGCTGAGTGTATTGAGGAACTTGAACAGGGCGGGCGTATTATGCGTCTACATTATGAGGGTATACTCCAAGAACGCTTAGATGAATTAGGCGAGATGCCATTACCTCCATATATTAAAGAAAGATTAGATGATCCTGATAGGTATCAAACGGTTTATGCTAAAGAGAGTGGATCAGCAGCTGCACCAACAGCGGGTTTACATTTTACTGATGATTTGCTAAATAAAATTAAACAAAAAGGGGTACATATCGCTTTTATTACATTGCATGTTGGATTAGGAACCTTTAGACCCGTAAGTGTTGAAAATATCGATGATCACGAAATGCATAGTGAGTATTATCAAATGACACAAGAAACGGCTGATTTATTAAATAAAACAAAAGAAAGTGGGAAGCGTGTGATATCAGTTGGAACAACATCAACGCGTACATTAGAAACGATACGTCGTGATCATCCTCAATTTGTTGCCACAAGTGGATGGACTGATATCTTTATTTATCCTGGCTTTGAGTTTAAAGCGATAGATGGGTTAATTACTAATTTCCACTTACCTAAATCAACGTTAGTCATGCTAGTATCAGCATTTAGCAATAAAAAATATATTTTAAACGCTTATCATAAAGCTGTTGAAATGGAGTATCGATTCTTTAGTTTTGGAGATGCAATGTTAATTATATAAAAGAATGTGAGGTTTAACATATGCCTGCAGTGACATATGAGCATATAAAAACATGTAAACAATCCGGTGCCAGATTAGGAATTGTACATACACCGCATGGATCTTTTGAAACACCAATGTTTATGCCGGTTGGGACAAAAGCAACAGTTAAAACAATGAGCCCGGAAGAATTAAGAAACATAGAAGCAAAGATTATATTAGGAAACACATATCATTTGTGGTTACAACCTGGAAATGATATTATCAAGCACGCTGGGGGATTACACAAATTCATGAATTGGGACGGTCCAATTTTAACAGATTCTGGTGGTTTCCAAGTATTTAGTTTAAGTAATTTGCGTAAAATTTCTGAAGAAGGTGTAGAATTTAGACATCATACCAATGGCTCAAAACTATTTTTGAGTCCCGAGAAGTCTATGCAAATACAAAATGATTTAGGTTCTGATATTAT
Encoded proteins:
- the mreD gene encoding rod shape-determining protein MreD, which codes for MRTFYYFLIGILLFYIDTIIGLTIPMHFGKIDIIFVPHLTIMYILIMTVYRGFGVAMSLAFFFGIVTDLYFGSIYGLYMFGYIILVVIVDKFFKIFYRDYSVLFFIILLSTMFLEVYVAMIYGVIGFIKFNLIEFVLLRLIPTLIINFLLLIMLFPIIIKFTKKVKNTIDSKA
- the rplU gene encoding 50S ribosomal protein L21, whose translation is MFAIIETGGKQIKVEEGQEIYVEKLNANEGDSFTFDKVLFVGGDSVKVGAPTVEGASVTATVNKQGRGKKITVFTYKRRKDSKRKKGHRQPYTKLTIDKINA
- a CDS encoding ribosomal-processing cysteine protease Prp, yielding MITVDITVNDEGKVTDVVMDGHANHGEYGHDIVCAGASAVLFGSVNAIMGLTSEKPDINYEDDGGYFHIRSVDTNNKEAQLILQAMLVSLQTIEEEYNENIKLNYK
- the rpmA gene encoding 50S ribosomal protein L27 is translated as MLKLNLQFFASKKGVSSTKNGRDSESKRLGAKRADGQYVSGGSILYRQRGTKIYPGENVGRGGDDTLFAKIDGVVKFERKGRDKKQVSVYAVAE
- the obgE gene encoding GTPase ObgE, whose protein sequence is MFVDQVKISLKAGDGGNGITAYRREKYVPFGGPAGGDGGKGASVVFEVDEGLRTLLDFRYQRHFKAKKGENGQSSNMHGRNAEDLVLKVPPGTIIKSVESEEVLADLVEDGQRAIVARGGRGGRGNSRFATPRNPAPDFSENGEPGEELEVTLELKLLADVGLVGFPSVGKSTLLSIVSKAKPKIGAYHFTTIKPNLGVVSTPDYRSFVMADLPGLIEGASDGVGLGHQFLRHVERTKVIVHMIDMSGSEGRNPLDDYKIINQELINYKQRLEDRPQIIVANKMDLPDSQGNLSHFKEQLDNDVTVVPVSTITRDNIDQLLYQIADKLEEVKDVDFSVEEDENLGVNRVLYKHTPSADKFTISRDDDGAYVVSGNAIERMFKMTDFNSDPAVRRFARQMRSMGIDDALRERGCSNGDIVRILGGEFEFVE
- a CDS encoding ACT domain-containing protein, translating into MDNKDNRKFYLIREDVLPESVIKTLKVKDALKNNSNLSIYDAVKQFNLSRSAFYKYRETIFPVDEKILDQREFTLILYVNDIVGMLAQVLNAISQLQLSVLTIHQSVPIEDKATITLSLNARNSNLSIDEVIESLREINHVTKVDLISMTM
- the ruvA gene encoding Holliday junction branch migration protein RuvA → MYAYIKGTLSQLFPTHVVVETCGIGYEIQTPNSYRFQKYLEKEVQIYTSLIVREDAQLLYGFINEEEKEMFLSLIKVTGIGPKSALAILASSTPHEVKLAIENENDAYLTQFPGIGKKTARQIVLDLKGKVTITEENSDDLLQTQVNGNEQNQIISEALLALQALGYSKRELTKVEKSLNKHNVNSVDEAVKIGLQTLVS
- the ruvB gene encoding Holliday junction branch migration DNA helicase RuvB, with product MDKRMVDQEFHNEDTDLELSLRPTQLKQYIGQSSIKSNLEVFIKAAKLRQEPLDHVLLFGPPGLGKTTLSNIIANEMEVNIRTISGPSLERPGDLAAILSGLQPGDVLFIDEIHRLSSVVEEVLYPAMEDFFLDIIIGKGDEARSIRIDLPPFTLVGATTRAGSLTGPLRDRFGVHLRLEYYNENDLKEIITRTAEVLGTDIDKESALELARRSRGTPRIANRLLKRVRDFQQVNEDDQIYIETTKRALQLLQVDQHGLDYIDHKMMNCIINQYNGGPVGLDTIAVSIGEERVTIEDVYEPFLIQRGFLERTPRGRKATALAYEHFNTTNEKRE
- the queA gene encoding tRNA preQ1(34) S-adenosylmethionine ribosyltransferase-isomerase QueA, with translation MNIEDFDYHLPESLIAQTPLKNRDQSRLLVLSKDTGELTHLHFRDVIHYFEPGDTLVLNDTRVMPARLFGLKEETGAKVEMLMLTQIEGNDWEVLLKPAKRIKKGHRLNFGDGKIVAECIEELEQGGRIMRLHYEGILQERLDELGEMPLPPYIKERLDDPDRYQTVYAKESGSAAAPTAGLHFTDDLLNKIKQKGVHIAFITLHVGLGTFRPVSVENIDDHEMHSEYYQMTQETADLLNKTKESGKRVISVGTTSTRTLETIRRDHPQFVATSGWTDIFIYPGFEFKAIDGLITNFHLPKSTLVMLVSAFSNKKYILNAYHKAVEMEYRFFSFGDAMLII